From the Ctenopharyngodon idella isolate HZGC_01 chromosome 3, HZGC01, whole genome shotgun sequence genome, one window contains:
- the LOC127510169 gene encoding uncharacterized protein LOC127510169: MPLCDHCDMELNEKNLRVHIRRKHTTVKEAITLERHLLCQVIDSKHGIFAVAKSFSAPSIPIHVQKRIWGVNDKVMCELDQCNASADFAQRSGLKPFECCHLMSLAFCPKDDGNSVNLKEETLNEMVKEKWFGESRKDACIERQCMANKEDVPLSVAITFAGPSTKKYISVYEPKMSYYCRLGRVTVVYDSKKITWACPCNKTKQSCIHKAIAKWHLFQSQRALFQKVKTTERIDSMQIPQQQSESVDDCSDHQYPPNDDGIERMVHYLMKNKSLPVDLLQNLVSGLQHGSEFRHQLIPEETFCSECEGNHVLSDPIIITSRAKILTFTGVVEGISTYYKVCSNCSMMYRYQEFTDGIHNFSDHLLLSLHLCVILRNALQNHTAVSRVMSILEATAKAKFPSKDTVLHGYLHFEALSSHVYSYPCINCECGLDTKGSRMDLVLRLQTEMQNRSAYDKIFQQIWGASGGWAVITCPCGIVYSIKFNIRAESPRDFADLLLSWKHFPNVVIYDFARGLAAHVNLREADSLPFSPHEGRLAEPTTANIQLAKEGKLKVNLPWLKNKKEEEDTNCHPLTGSSEHYTLYDRFHEFNTKDPRDALRRVQVVPELCGWVNTQTAEQLFAAMCKNSYFLNILTSPGHTFLMRNIIHHYNTAQNKNVEDSLRKVVSPSDQLTFNGYGQIVLGKFFLFVCLFVFVFLYISYNDY; this comes from the exons ATGCCTCT ATGTGATCATTGTGATATGGAATTGAATGAAAAGAACTTGCGAGTTCACATTAGAAGAAAGCACACCACAGTTAAAGAGGCCATCACATTAGAACGACATTTACTTTGTCAGGTCATTGACAGTAAGCATGGAATTTTTGCAGTGGCAAAATCTTTCAGTGCACCATCAATTCCCATCCATGTTCAAAAAAGGATTTGGGGTGTGAATGACAAAGTTATGTGTGAACTAGACCAATGTAATGCTAGTGCTGATTTTGCACAAAGGAGTGGCCTGAAACCATTTGAGTGCTGCCATCTCATGTCCTTAGCTTTCTGTCCCAAAGATGATGGCAATTCTGTTAATCTCAAAGAGGAAACCCTAAACGAGATGGTGAAAGAAAAATGGTTTGGAGAAAGTAGGAAAGATGCATGCATCGAAAGGCAGTGCATGGCAAACAAAGAAGATGTGCCACTTTCTGTAGCGATCACATTTGCTGGGCCctcaacaaaaaaatatatatcagtgTATGAGCCAAAAATGTCTTATTACTGCAGACTTGGAAGAGTGACTGTTGTATATGACAGTAAGAAGATCACATGGGCCTGTCcatgtaataaaacaaaacagtcaTGTATTCACAAAGCAATAGCTAAATGGCATTTATTTCAAAGTCAGAGAGCTCTCTTCCAGAAAGTGAAGACCACCGAAAGGATTGATTCCATGCAGATACCTCAACAGCAGTCTGAGAGCGTGGATGACTGTAGTGATCATCAGTACCCACCTAATGATGATGGAATAGAGAGGATGGTGCactatttgatgaaaaataaatcTCTGCCTGTGGACCTTCTTCAAAATTTGGTTAGTGGTCTACAACATGGAAGTGAATTTAGACACCAACTAATTCCTGAAGAAACATTCTGCTCCGAATGTGAGGGTAATCATGTTCTAAGTGACCCAATTATTATAACCTCACGAGCAAAGATTCTGACCTTTACTGGGGTAGTTGAAg GAATTTCAACTTACTACAAAGTATGTAGCAACTGCAGCATGATGTACAGATACCAGGAATTCACTGATGGTATCCATAACTTCAGTGACCACCTTCTGCTTTCTCTTCACTTGTGTGTAATTCTTCGCAATGCTCTTCAG AATCACACTGCTGTTAGCAGAGTAATGAGCATACTTGAAGCCACTGCCAAAGCAAAATTCCCCAGCAAAGACACAGTGCTCCATGGTTACCTTCACTTTGAAGCCTTGAGTAGCCATGTTTATTCTTACCCCTGCATCAATTGTG AATGTGGATTGGACACAAAGGGTTCAAGGATGGATCTTGTGTTACGTTTGCAAACAGAGATGCAAAACCGCTCTGCGTACGACAAAATCTTCCAGCAGATTTGGGGTGCTTCTG GTGGCTGGGCAGTCATTACATGTCCATGTGGAATAGTGTATTCCATCAAATTCAACATAAGAGCAGAGTCTCCCAGAGACTTTGCGGACTTGCTGCTGAGTTGGAAGCACTTTCCTAATGTTGTAATATACGACTTTGCTAGAGGACTTGCAGCACACGTTAATCTTCGTGAAGCAGATTCTCTACCTTTCAGTCCCCATGAAGGGAGACTTGCTGAACCAACTACAGCAAATATCCAGCTAGCAAAAGAAGGCAAGCTCAAAGTTAATCTACCATGGTTGAAAAAtaagaaggaggaggaggatacCAACTGCCATCCTTTGACAGGATCATCAGAGCATTATACTTTGTATGACAGATTCCATGAATTCAACACCAAAGACCCAAGAGATGCTCTTAGGAGAGTCCAAGTAGTCCCAGAACTTTGTGGATGGGTAAATACTCAAACCGCAGAGCAACTTTTTGCTGCAATGTGCAAAAACAGTTATTTCCTGAACATTCTCACGTCACCAGGACACACATTTTTGATGCGCAACATCATTCACCATTATAACACAGCACAGAATAAGAACGTGGAGGACAGCCTAAGAAAAGTTGTATCACCAAGTGATCAGTTAACCTTCAATGGTTATGGTCAGATAGTActtggtaagttttttttgtttgtttgtttgtttgtttttgtttttttatatatatcttaCAATGACTATTAA
- the LOC127508659 gene encoding erythroblast NAD(P)(+)--arginine ADP-ribosyltransferase-like yields MLLIIAALLILASLGQDHRTDASEGQIFPLDMALNSVDDEYDGCTENMTHLVETEYLKRELNSSESDFKESWQYCENNYVKPEHNMTKNYSIAICVYTDRKVYGVFNNDTRYGKQNYTNDTYKWHSLHFLLAKAIQILKETQDKCILTYRNTKVKFNESVKNTTVRFGQFASSSYNPNRAKFFGNVSCFEIYTCYGANVTKYSRLPREQEVLIPPYEMFKVTDVKSIRDEKDLRCETVYTLNSTGTQSDLNCTLFTRPRS; encoded by the coding sequence GATCACAGAACTGATGCTTCTGAAGGACAGATATTTCCACTGGATATGGCACTGAATTCTGTTGATGATGAATATGATGGTTGTACAGAGAACATGACACACCTGGTGGAGACAGAATATCTGAAGAGGGAGCTCAACAGCTCTGAATCTGATTTTAAAGAATCTTggcaatattgtgaaaataattATGTGAAGCCAGAACATAACATGACAAAGAATTATTCAATAGCCATTTGTGTGTACACAGACAGAAAAGTCTatggtgtttttaataatgaCACTCGTTACGGTAAACAAAACTACACAAACGACACATACAAATGGCATTCACTTCACTTTCTGTTAGCAAAAGCAATACAGATTCTAAAGGAAACACaagataaatgtattttaacttaTCGTAATACAAAAGTTAAATTTAATGAGAGTGTAAAGAACACAACAGTTCGTTTTGGTCAATTTGCATCTTCCTCCTATAATCCTAACAGAGCTAAATTTTTtggaaatgtatcttgtttcgaGATCTACACTTGTTACGGCGCAAATGTGACAAAATATTCTAGGCTTCCTCGTGAGCAAGAGGTGCTGATTCCTCCGTATGAGATGTTTAAAGTCACTGATGTCAAGTCAATAAGAGATGAGAAAGATCTTAGGTGTGAAACTGTATACACTTTAAATAGCACTGGAACACAAAGTGACCTGAACTGTACTCTATTCACGAGACCACGTTCATAA
- the LOC127508660 gene encoding neoverrucotoxin subunit alpha-like — protein MSISSDDDQPHNYRLLTLDLNTVNNWLRLSERNTVITVADKPQPYPDHPDRFDYWMQAMCVESVTGRCYWEVEWSGDGRLGVSISVTYKSISRKGNGKENLPGCNNQSWRLSSFPNCCSFWHINIKTDLPVVSSNRIGVYVDHSAGILSFVSDTMRLIHRVQTTFT, from the exons A TGAGCATAAGTTCAGATGATGATCAGCCACACA ATTACCGTCTGTTGACgctggatctgaacacagtgaataatTGGCTCCGTTTGTCTGAGAGGAACACAGTGATCACTGTCGCTGACAAACCCCagccgtatcctgatcatccagacagatttgattatTGGATGCAGGCAATGTGTGTGGAGAGTGTgactggacgctgttactgggaggtgGAGTGGAGTGGAGATGGGAGATTAGGAGTGTCTATATCAGTGACATATaaaagcatcagcaggaagggaaATGGTAAAGAGAATTTACCTGGGTGTAACAATCAGTCCTGGAGATTGAGTAGCTTTCCCAACTGCTGCTCATTCTGGCACATTAACATCAAGACTGATCTCCCTGTAGTGTCCAGCAatagaataggagtgtatgtggatcacagcgCAGGGATTTTGTCCTTCGTCTCAGACACAATGCGCCTCATCCACAGAGTCCAAACCACATTCACTTAG